The Girardinichthys multiradiatus isolate DD_20200921_A chromosome Y, DD_fGirMul_XY1, whole genome shotgun sequence genome has a window encoding:
- the rabep2 gene encoding rab GTPase-binding effector protein 2: protein MNSEKEDLVASLQAQLAECRAQVEHWQGVATICELSKQEELAELQKQCDGEIQSLQEALRETAAQYEARIAVLQSQPVDWRRTSGHNTTSSRKGRGEADFSINESLTSVVSSLREDEAASSVDQTRSRPAELEAAAEEGSPLSAEGYFSLQNCDSASLSSFSLDTPSLPRKLLAQEDTESLVSTGTLVPEAIYLPPAGHRLVTHSDWDALNAQLSELRGEVSRLQVEKEELERELDKQTHHTHQQVSLLQSQVQTSETLLQDLQKSFSQSQNAVQSRLAELSLSQRKMCSELSRLKGEDVEESLLDPGSSLLGSQHGAHCEERLRIEIVNLREQLDSRTEENDVLGVQLSTLRTETEKIQAQKDQQQAELLACRNELGALRVALTHLQSTNKALTHDKAVLHQQCLELRSQVISLRSQVDTSQAVQRDFVELSQSLQVKLELIRQAETLEQVREILGESVGEAGSQPADVS, encoded by the exons ATGAACTCGGAGAAGGAAGACCTAG TGGCGAGCCTGCAAGCCCAGCTAGCCGAATGCCGGGCTCAGGTCGAGCACTGGCAGGGCGTGGCAACGATCTGTGAGCTGAGCAAACAGGAGGAACTGGCCGAGCTGCAAAAACAATGTGATGGAGAGATCCAGTCTCTGCAGGAGGCTCTCAGAG AGACTGCAGCCCAGTATGAAGCCAGGATAGCTGTGCTGCAGTCCCAGCCTGTGGACTGGAGGAGAACCAGTGGACACAACACG ACCAGTAGCAGGAAGGGTCGGGGCGAAGCAGACTTCTCCATTAATGAATCTCTAACATCGGTCGTCAGCAGCTTGAGAGAGGATGAAGCGGCTTCATCGGTGGACCAAACGCGAAGTCGCCCAGCAGAGCTGGAGGCAGCGGCAGAAGAAGGGTCGCCTCTTTCGGCGGAGGGTTATTTTTCCCTGCAGAACTGTGACTCTGCCTCGCTGTCCTCATTCTCGTTAGACACGCCGTCTCTGCCCAGAAAGCTCCTCGCTCAGGAAGACACGGAGTCGCTGGTTTCCACGGGAACGCTAGTTCCTGAAGCCATCTACCTGCCGCCGGCTGGACACCGCCTTGTTACGCACAGTGACTGGGATGCCCTCAATGCGCAG TTGTCAGAGCTGAGAGGGGAAGTGAGCCGGTTGCAGGTGGagaaggaggagctggagagagagCTGGATAAACAGACCCACCACACCCACCAACAG GTCTCATTGCTCCAGTCTCAGGTCCAGACTTCAGAGACCCTCCTACAGGATTTGCAGAAATCTTTCAGCCAATCACAGAATGCGGTCCAGAGCCGGCTG gcggagtTGTCGCTGTCTCAGCGGAAAATGTGCTCTGAGCTGTCCAGGCTGAAAGGAGAAGACGTTGAAGAGAGTTTACTAGATCCCGGATCATCCCTCTTGGGCTCCCAGCAT GGGGCGCACTGTGAGGAGCGACTTCGGATTGAGATTGTCAATCTAAGGGAGCAGCTGGACAGTCGGACGGAGGAGAACG ATGTTTTAGGGG TGCAGCTTTCCACTCTGAGGACGGAGACGGAGAAGATCCAGGCTCAAAAGGACCAGCAGCAGGCTGAGCTGCTTGCCTGCCGCAATGAACTGGGAGCTCTGCGGGTGGCGCTCACTCATTTGCAGAGCACCAACAAAGCACTCACTCAtgataaa GCCGTGCTTCACCAACAGTGTCTGGAACTTCGAAGCCAAGTGATCAGTCTTCGCTCCCAGGTGGACACCAGCCAGGCTGTGCAGCGGGACTTCGTCGAGCTCTCCCAGTCGCTTCAG GTGAAGCTGGAATTGATCCGACAGGCGGAGACCCTGGAACAAGTCAGGGAAATCCTGGGGGAGAGTGTCGGTGAAGCTGGCTCTCAGCCGGCTGATGTCTCGTGA
- the atp2a1 gene encoding sarcoplasmic/endoplasmic reticulum calcium ATPase 1 isoform X1 — protein sequence MRPVFHLYKTFQESLPGCTFCQSRALRGEEQPRKRESSTGGGLQFLIPIPHPKKWMENAHTKESAEVLAYFGVTEDTGLPPEQVKKNLEKYGYNELPAEEGKSIWELVVEQFEDLLVRILLLAACISFVLAWFEEGEETVTAFVEPFVILLILIANAIVGVWQERNAESAIEALKEYEPEMGKVYRADRKSVQMIKAREIVPGDVVEVSVGDKVPADIRIISIKSTTLRVDQSILTGESVSVIKHTDAIPDLRAVNQDKKNMLFSGTNIAAGKAVGIAIATGVSTEIGKIRDQMAATEQEKTPLQQKLDEFGEQLSKVISLICVAVWIINIGHFNDPVHGGSWIRGAIYYFKIAVALAVAAIPEGLPAVITTCLALGTRRMAKKNAIVRSLPSVETLGCTSVICSDKTGTLTTNQMCVTKMFIIEKVEGDAITLGQFDISGSKYTPEGEVTRNNALVKCGQYDGLVELATICALCNDSSLDYNESKGIYEKVGEATETALSCLVEKMNVFNTEVRGLSKVERANACCSVIKQLMRKEFTLEFSRDRKSMSVYCSPAKSAKAPVGNKMFVKGAPEGVIERCAYVRVGTNRIPLTGPVKDQIMSVIKEWGTGRDTLRCLALATRDTPVRKEEMNLEDSTKFADYETDLTFVGCVGMLDPPRKEVMSSIELCRAAGIRVIMITGDNKGTAVAICRRIGIFTEEEDVTGKAFTGREFDDLSQYDQKKAVRKACCFARVEPSHKSKIVEFLQGFDEITAMTGDGVNDAPALKKAEIGIAMGSGTAVAKSASEMVLADDNFSSIVSAVEEGRAIYNNMKQFIRYLISSNVGEVVCIFLTAALGLPEALIPVQLLWVNLVTDGLPATALGFNPPDLDIMGKAPRSPKEPLISGWLFFRYLAIGGYVGAATVAAAAWWFLYCDEGPMITFYQLAHFMQCSEENEDFAGIHCHVFESAPPMTMALSVLVTIEMCNALNSLSENQSLVRMPPWSNGWLMGAMSLSMSLHFMIIYVDPLPMIFKLTHLNVEQWMMVLKLSFPVILIDELLKFVARTYLEGKV from the exons ATGAGACCAGTTTTTCATCTGTATAAAACTTTTCAGGAAAGTTTGCCGGGTTGCACTTTCTGTCAGTCCAGGGCTCTAAGAGGAGAGGAGCAGcccagaaagagagagagcagCACAGGGGGGGGTCTCCAGTTTTTAATCCCAATCCCACACCCAAAAAAGTG GATGGAGAATGCACACACCAAAGAGTCGGCCGAAGTTCTGGCCTATTTTGGAGTCACAGAAGACACGGGCCTGCCGCCTGAGCAGGTGAAGAAGAACCTGGAAAAGTATGGCTACAACG AGCTGCCAGCAGAGGAGG GAAAGAGTATTTGGGAGTTGGTGGTGGAGCAGTTTGAGGACCTGTTGGTCAGAATCCTTCTTCTGGCTGCGTGCATCTCCTTT GTGCTGGCTTGGTTTGaggaaggggaagaaacagtcACCGCCTTCGTCGAGCCCTTTGTCATCCTCCTCATCCTTATTGCTAATGCCATCGTAGGGGTGTGGCAG GAGCGGAATGCAGAAAGCGCCATAGAGGCCCTGAAGGAGTACGAGCCTGAGATGGGAAAGGTTTACCGGGCCGACAGGAAGAGCGTTCAGATGATCAAGGCCAGGGAGATTGTCCCCGGAGATGTGGTGGAGGTTTCTG TTGGTGACAAAGTTCCAGCTGACATCAGGATCATCTCCATCAAGTCCACAACACTGCGTGTGGACCAATCCATTCTGACTG GAGAGTCTGTCAGTGTGATAAAGCACACTGATGCTATTCCAGACCTCCGAGCTGTGAACCAGGACAAGAAGAACATGCTGTTCTCT GGCACAAACATCGCTGCTGGTAAAGCTGTTGGCATCGCCATTGCCACTGGTGTCTCCACTGAGATCGGTAAGATACGTGACCAGATGGCAGCCACTGAGCAGGAGAAGACGCCTCTGCAACAGAAACTGGACGAGTTTGGAGAGCAGCTGTCCAAG GTCATCTCCCTAATTTGTGTGGCCGTGTGGATAATCAACATTGGCCATTTCAATGACCCAGTCCACGGGGGATCCTGGATCCGTGGTGCCATCTACTATTTCAAGATTGCTGTGGCTTTGGCTGTGGCTGCCATTCCTGAAG GCCTACCCGCTGTTATAACCACTTGTCTGGCACTGGGAACTCGTCGTATGGCCAAGAAGAACGCCATCGTCAGAAGCCTTCCCTCTGTGGAGACTCTGGGCTGCACCTCGGTTATCTGCTCGGACAAGACGGGCACTCTCACCACTAACCAGATGTGTGTAACCAAG atgTTCATTATTGAAAAGGTTGAAGGCGACGCCATCACCCTTGGTCAGTTTGACATTTCAGGCTCAAAGTATACCCCTGAAGGAGAAGT CACAAGAAACAACGCATTAGTGAAGTGCGGACAGTATGATGGATTGGTTGAGCTGGCGACCATCTGTGCCCTGTGCAATGACTCATCTCTGGACTACAACGAG TCCAAGGGTATTTACGAGAAAGTGGGCGAGGCCACGGAGACAGCcttgtcctgtttggtggagaAGATGAACGTGTTCAACACCGAGGTGCGCGGCCTGTCGAAGGTCGAGAGGGCAAACGCTTGCTGTTCT GTCATCAAACAGCTGATGAGGAAGGAATTCACCCTGGAGTTCTCCAGAGACAGAAAGTCCATGTCAGTATACTGCTCGCCTGCAAAATCAGCCAAAGCTCCTGTGGGGAACAAGATGTTTGTCAAA GGTGCTCCAGAAGGTGTCATAGAACGTTGCGCTTATGTCCGCGTAGGCACCAACCGCATTCCTCTgactggcccagtcaaagaccaGATCATGTCAGTCATCAAGGAGTGGGGCACTGGGCGTGATACCCTGCGATGTTTGGCACTCGCCACTCGTGACACACCTGTGAGGAAGGAAGAGATGAACCTGGAGGACTCCACGAAGTTTGCAGACTATGAG ACTGACTTGACTTTTGTTGGCTGTGTTGGCATGCTTGACCCTCCTCGCAAGGAGGTCATGAGCTCCATCGAGCTGTGCAGGGCTGCCGGCATCCGTGTCATCATGATCACTG GAGACAATAAGGGTACGGCAGTGGCCATCTGCAGACGCATTGGCATCTTCACTGAGGAGGAGGATGTTACTGGTAAGGCCTTCACTGGCCGTGAGTTTGATGACCTCTCTCAGTATGATCAGAAGAAAGCAGTCCGAAAGGCTTGCTGCTTTGCCAGAGTGGAACCATCCCACAAATCCAAGATTGTTGAGTTCCTACAGGGCTTTGATGAGATTACCGCCATG ACCGGAGACGGAGTGAACGATGCCCCAGCCTTGAAGAAGGCGGAGATTGGCATCGCCATGGGCTCTGGCACTGCCGTTGCCAAGTCTGCCTCTGAAATGGTCCTGGCTGACGACAACTTCTCTTCCATTGTGTCTGCTGTTGAGGAGGGCAGAGCCATTTACAACAACATGAAGCAGTTCATCCGCTACCTCATCTCCTCTAATGTAGGCGAGGTTGTCTG TATCTTCCTCACAGCTGCCTTGGGTCTGCCAGAGGCATTGATTCCTGTACAGCTTCTTTGGGTCAATCTTGTGACTGATGGTCTACCAGCCACTGCACTGGGCTTTAATCCCCCTGACCTGGACATCATGGGCAAAGCCCCCCGTTCCCCTAAAGAGCCCCTTATCTCAGGCTGGCTCTTCTTCAGATATCTGGCCATAGGAG GTTATGTTGGTGCTGCAAcagtggcagcagcagcttggtgGTTCCTGTACTGTGATGAAGGTCCAATGATCACCTTCTATCAACTg GCGCACTTCATGCAATGCAGTGAGGAAAACGAGGACTTTGCCGGCATCCACTGTCACGTATTCGAGTCTGCTCCACCAATGACGATGGCCTTGTCTGTGCTGGTCACCATCGAAATGTGCAACGCTCTGAACAG CTTGTCTGAGAACCAGTCCCTGGTGCGGATGCCTCCCTGGAGCAACGGCTGGCTGATGGGCGCCATGAGCCTCTCCATGTCCCTCCACTTCATGATCATCTACGTCGACCCCCTGCCT ATGATCTTCAAGCTCACTCATCTGAATGTGGAGCAGTGGATGATGGTGCTGAAACTGTCCTTCCCGGTGATCCTTATCGATgagcttctgaagtttgtggCTCGCACATATCTGGAAG gaaaagtttaa
- the atp2a1 gene encoding sarcoplasmic/endoplasmic reticulum calcium ATPase 1 isoform X2 gives MENAHTKESAEVLAYFGVTEDTGLPPEQVKKNLEKYGYNELPAEEGKSIWELVVEQFEDLLVRILLLAACISFVLAWFEEGEETVTAFVEPFVILLILIANAIVGVWQERNAESAIEALKEYEPEMGKVYRADRKSVQMIKAREIVPGDVVEVSVGDKVPADIRIISIKSTTLRVDQSILTGESVSVIKHTDAIPDLRAVNQDKKNMLFSGTNIAAGKAVGIAIATGVSTEIGKIRDQMAATEQEKTPLQQKLDEFGEQLSKVISLICVAVWIINIGHFNDPVHGGSWIRGAIYYFKIAVALAVAAIPEGLPAVITTCLALGTRRMAKKNAIVRSLPSVETLGCTSVICSDKTGTLTTNQMCVTKMFIIEKVEGDAITLGQFDISGSKYTPEGEVTRNNALVKCGQYDGLVELATICALCNDSSLDYNESKGIYEKVGEATETALSCLVEKMNVFNTEVRGLSKVERANACCSVIKQLMRKEFTLEFSRDRKSMSVYCSPAKSAKAPVGNKMFVKGAPEGVIERCAYVRVGTNRIPLTGPVKDQIMSVIKEWGTGRDTLRCLALATRDTPVRKEEMNLEDSTKFADYETDLTFVGCVGMLDPPRKEVMSSIELCRAAGIRVIMITGDNKGTAVAICRRIGIFTEEEDVTGKAFTGREFDDLSQYDQKKAVRKACCFARVEPSHKSKIVEFLQGFDEITAMTGDGVNDAPALKKAEIGIAMGSGTAVAKSASEMVLADDNFSSIVSAVEEGRAIYNNMKQFIRYLISSNVGEVVCIFLTAALGLPEALIPVQLLWVNLVTDGLPATALGFNPPDLDIMGKAPRSPKEPLISGWLFFRYLAIGGYVGAATVAAAAWWFLYCDEGPMITFYQLAHFMQCSEENEDFAGIHCHVFESAPPMTMALSVLVTIEMCNALNSLSENQSLVRMPPWSNGWLMGAMSLSMSLHFMIIYVDPLPMIFKLTHLNVEQWMMVLKLSFPVILIDELLKFVARTYLEGKV, from the exons ATGGAGAATGCACACACCAAAGAGTCGGCCGAAGTTCTGGCCTATTTTGGAGTCACAGAAGACACGGGCCTGCCGCCTGAGCAGGTGAAGAAGAACCTGGAAAAGTATGGCTACAACG AGCTGCCAGCAGAGGAGG GAAAGAGTATTTGGGAGTTGGTGGTGGAGCAGTTTGAGGACCTGTTGGTCAGAATCCTTCTTCTGGCTGCGTGCATCTCCTTT GTGCTGGCTTGGTTTGaggaaggggaagaaacagtcACCGCCTTCGTCGAGCCCTTTGTCATCCTCCTCATCCTTATTGCTAATGCCATCGTAGGGGTGTGGCAG GAGCGGAATGCAGAAAGCGCCATAGAGGCCCTGAAGGAGTACGAGCCTGAGATGGGAAAGGTTTACCGGGCCGACAGGAAGAGCGTTCAGATGATCAAGGCCAGGGAGATTGTCCCCGGAGATGTGGTGGAGGTTTCTG TTGGTGACAAAGTTCCAGCTGACATCAGGATCATCTCCATCAAGTCCACAACACTGCGTGTGGACCAATCCATTCTGACTG GAGAGTCTGTCAGTGTGATAAAGCACACTGATGCTATTCCAGACCTCCGAGCTGTGAACCAGGACAAGAAGAACATGCTGTTCTCT GGCACAAACATCGCTGCTGGTAAAGCTGTTGGCATCGCCATTGCCACTGGTGTCTCCACTGAGATCGGTAAGATACGTGACCAGATGGCAGCCACTGAGCAGGAGAAGACGCCTCTGCAACAGAAACTGGACGAGTTTGGAGAGCAGCTGTCCAAG GTCATCTCCCTAATTTGTGTGGCCGTGTGGATAATCAACATTGGCCATTTCAATGACCCAGTCCACGGGGGATCCTGGATCCGTGGTGCCATCTACTATTTCAAGATTGCTGTGGCTTTGGCTGTGGCTGCCATTCCTGAAG GCCTACCCGCTGTTATAACCACTTGTCTGGCACTGGGAACTCGTCGTATGGCCAAGAAGAACGCCATCGTCAGAAGCCTTCCCTCTGTGGAGACTCTGGGCTGCACCTCGGTTATCTGCTCGGACAAGACGGGCACTCTCACCACTAACCAGATGTGTGTAACCAAG atgTTCATTATTGAAAAGGTTGAAGGCGACGCCATCACCCTTGGTCAGTTTGACATTTCAGGCTCAAAGTATACCCCTGAAGGAGAAGT CACAAGAAACAACGCATTAGTGAAGTGCGGACAGTATGATGGATTGGTTGAGCTGGCGACCATCTGTGCCCTGTGCAATGACTCATCTCTGGACTACAACGAG TCCAAGGGTATTTACGAGAAAGTGGGCGAGGCCACGGAGACAGCcttgtcctgtttggtggagaAGATGAACGTGTTCAACACCGAGGTGCGCGGCCTGTCGAAGGTCGAGAGGGCAAACGCTTGCTGTTCT GTCATCAAACAGCTGATGAGGAAGGAATTCACCCTGGAGTTCTCCAGAGACAGAAAGTCCATGTCAGTATACTGCTCGCCTGCAAAATCAGCCAAAGCTCCTGTGGGGAACAAGATGTTTGTCAAA GGTGCTCCAGAAGGTGTCATAGAACGTTGCGCTTATGTCCGCGTAGGCACCAACCGCATTCCTCTgactggcccagtcaaagaccaGATCATGTCAGTCATCAAGGAGTGGGGCACTGGGCGTGATACCCTGCGATGTTTGGCACTCGCCACTCGTGACACACCTGTGAGGAAGGAAGAGATGAACCTGGAGGACTCCACGAAGTTTGCAGACTATGAG ACTGACTTGACTTTTGTTGGCTGTGTTGGCATGCTTGACCCTCCTCGCAAGGAGGTCATGAGCTCCATCGAGCTGTGCAGGGCTGCCGGCATCCGTGTCATCATGATCACTG GAGACAATAAGGGTACGGCAGTGGCCATCTGCAGACGCATTGGCATCTTCACTGAGGAGGAGGATGTTACTGGTAAGGCCTTCACTGGCCGTGAGTTTGATGACCTCTCTCAGTATGATCAGAAGAAAGCAGTCCGAAAGGCTTGCTGCTTTGCCAGAGTGGAACCATCCCACAAATCCAAGATTGTTGAGTTCCTACAGGGCTTTGATGAGATTACCGCCATG ACCGGAGACGGAGTGAACGATGCCCCAGCCTTGAAGAAGGCGGAGATTGGCATCGCCATGGGCTCTGGCACTGCCGTTGCCAAGTCTGCCTCTGAAATGGTCCTGGCTGACGACAACTTCTCTTCCATTGTGTCTGCTGTTGAGGAGGGCAGAGCCATTTACAACAACATGAAGCAGTTCATCCGCTACCTCATCTCCTCTAATGTAGGCGAGGTTGTCTG TATCTTCCTCACAGCTGCCTTGGGTCTGCCAGAGGCATTGATTCCTGTACAGCTTCTTTGGGTCAATCTTGTGACTGATGGTCTACCAGCCACTGCACTGGGCTTTAATCCCCCTGACCTGGACATCATGGGCAAAGCCCCCCGTTCCCCTAAAGAGCCCCTTATCTCAGGCTGGCTCTTCTTCAGATATCTGGCCATAGGAG GTTATGTTGGTGCTGCAAcagtggcagcagcagcttggtgGTTCCTGTACTGTGATGAAGGTCCAATGATCACCTTCTATCAACTg GCGCACTTCATGCAATGCAGTGAGGAAAACGAGGACTTTGCCGGCATCCACTGTCACGTATTCGAGTCTGCTCCACCAATGACGATGGCCTTGTCTGTGCTGGTCACCATCGAAATGTGCAACGCTCTGAACAG CTTGTCTGAGAACCAGTCCCTGGTGCGGATGCCTCCCTGGAGCAACGGCTGGCTGATGGGCGCCATGAGCCTCTCCATGTCCCTCCACTTCATGATCATCTACGTCGACCCCCTGCCT ATGATCTTCAAGCTCACTCATCTGAATGTGGAGCAGTGGATGATGGTGCTGAAACTGTCCTTCCCGGTGATCCTTATCGATgagcttctgaagtttgtggCTCGCACATATCTGGAAG gaaaagtttaa